The following proteins come from a genomic window of Nicotiana tomentosiformis chromosome 12, ASM39032v3, whole genome shotgun sequence:
- the LOC138902598 gene encoding uncharacterized protein: MLKKDAATNWTKDCQNVFDRIKEYLSTSLVLVLLELGRPLLLYFSVLDGAFGCVLGQHDETGRKEQAIYYLSKIFTPYKVQYSFLERTCCALTWIAQKLRHYFCAYTTYLISRMDPLNYIFQKPMPAWKLAKWQILLSEFNIIYMTHKAIKGQALVNHLAENSVGGEYEPLKTYFPDEEVSFVGEDIVEAYDGWRMFFDGAANFKRVGIGAVLVLEMGQHYMVSAKLRFPCTNNMAEYEAYILGLNLAVDINIQELLIIGDSDLLVHQVQGEWATKNTKILPYLYHVQEMMRRFTKIEFRHVPRIQNEFTDALANLSSMIHHPDKNFIDPILVRIHNQPAYCAQVEEEADGNPWFHDIKEYLAKGEYPEHANHTQKRTLQRLSNHFFQNGGIMYRRTPDL, translated from the coding sequence atgttaaagaaggatgccgcaaccaaTTGGACTAAAGACTGCCAGAACgtttttgacagaatcaaagaatatttgtccacatcGCTAGTCCTGGTCCTGCTAGAACTTGGTAGACCACTACTACTCTATTTCtccgtattagatggggctttcggttgtgtcttgggacaacacgatgagacagGAAGGAAAGAgcaggccatatactatctgagtaagataTTCACACCCTACAAAGTACAGTATTCTTTTCTAgaacgcacctgctgtgctttaacctggatagcccagaagttaaggcactacttttgtgcctataccacatatctcatatcaaggatggaccctCTGAactacatcttccagaaacccatgcctgcatggaagctggcaaaatggcagatattgttgagtgaattcaaCATCATCTATATGACTCATAAGGCGattaagggacaagcattagtgaatcatcttgcggaaaattctgtaggaggagaatacgaaccactaaaaacgtattttcctgatgaagaagtatcattcgtaggagaagatatcgttGAAGCTTACGAcgggtggagaatgtttttcgatggagctgcaaacttcaaaagagtgggtattggagccgttTTGGTGTTAGAAATGGGCCAACATTATATGGTATCTGCGAAACTCAGAtttccgtgcaccaataatatggcagaatatgaggcttacATATTGGGGCTTAATTTGGCCGTTGACATaaatatccaggaattactgaTAATTGGCGATTCAGATCTGctggtacatcaggtgcagggagaatgggctacaaagaataccaagatattaccatatctatatcatgtgcaagagatgatgaggaggttcacgaagatagagtttagacatgtcccgagaatccagaatgagttcacaGACGCATTGGCCaatttgtcctccatgatacatcatccggacaagaatttcattgaCCCCATTctggtaaggattcataatcagccagcttactgcgctcaagttgaagaagaagcagacgggaatccatggttccatgatatcaaggagtacttggcaaaaggagagtacccagagcatgcaaatcatactcaaAAACGCACGCTccaaagattgtccaaccatttcttccaaaatggaggaattatgtacagaaggactccagacttaTGA